One stretch of Daphnia pulicaria isolate SC F1-1A chromosome 8, SC_F0-13Bv2, whole genome shotgun sequence DNA includes these proteins:
- the LOC124310746 gene encoding WD repeat-containing and planar cell polarity effector protein fritz-like, giving the protein MATQQLSAHFWTLRDDVIIPDCDLGAFKYQPNKDGDLLSGPYGQLKRNLCQSRDKVSTPSNKRPARLRDSLIEFEDLLAHHVIAHVGWTVLDFGLGLIVFSNGFIVHLTVDLHQTDVIEIVIDKSLEGKLLADIVAVCSSPELLVIAHGIPHLTIISANQPVFNTVCPSLLNQCNVTVNSVQLPGPGTRRQERKITLAPNHSSICVWWEREGGELFAWAPVVRAEDRANILIYSTTSELIACHYTEHNPFSVEFNKDSAQLRVVELLSSAKGRLSVHYTVFNVQQPFKPIQRRLLRIPALPRCHAHSPDEQILLLGCVDASIITWDVTKDTITTIKSSFIPFHLSWHGESAFFTVCGERGQLQCWDRALNPLLLRLQRGTDGSPVLHLQQYLRHQPSVLALKWAALPHHLSNLRDSAVHNTAVPQIRLKSMRSIRKKSRSPGVPDAAQCRSQTSRTAAQYLLVCFERGPIVCLQFLTSCWPGGCSLDSLSICSEYLVWQQLEAAAQHLLSLKWTNVRSFYEEDVLLSCLVKVVNGLLHQPNPAADNLLERVITNLLTAVRGDDALAEPVFDTARRCCRAMFRRGRLQLAAVYALRVQDPDLLVELVLHARKAGDEALVSQATTILDCVRDGFTSTSSSSSRSSRSSSYTSSSSSDTSESCSTCDESHSANNDQSVQLSNLNLDDNNEDQVHVISFGVV; this is encoded by the exons ATGGCCACCCAGCAGCTGTCGGCTCACTTCTGGACGTTAAGGGACGATGTTATCATCCCAGACTGCGACCTTGGAGCCTTCAA ATACCAGCCGAATAAAGATGGAGATCTGTTGTCAGGGCCCTACGGCCAGCTCAAGAGGAATCTTTGCCAAAGCCGTGATAAAGTGTCAACACCCAGTAACAAGCGCCCTGCACGTCTGAGGGATAGTCTAATAGAATTTGAG GATCTGCTAGCACACCATGTAATTGCTCATGTGGGATGGACTGTGCTGGACTTTGGACTGGGGCTGATTGTGTTTAGCAATGGATTTATTGTCCATCTCACAGTGGATCTCCACCAGACTGATGTTATTGAAATTGTTATTGACAAGAGTTTAGAAGGAAAACTTTTAGCTGATATTGTTGCTG TATGTAGTTCACCAGAATTGCTTGTAATTGCTCATGGAATTCCCCATCTGACCATCATCTCTGCCAACCAGCCCGTTTTTAATACTGTTTGTCCGTCCCTCTTGAATCAATGCAACGTGACGGTCAATAGCGTCCAGCTTCCCGGTCCGGGAACTCGGcgtcaagagagaaaaatcacGTTGGCTCCCAACCACAGTAGT ATCTGCGTCTGGTGGGAGAGAGAAGGCGGAGAATTGTTCGCCTGGGCACCTGTTGTCCGGGCTGAAGATCGAGCCAATATACTCATCTATTCCACCACGTCCGAATTAATTGCTTGCCATTATACCGAGCACAACCCGTTCTCGGTGGAATTCAACAAAGACAGTGCCCAACTGAGAGTGGTGGAGCTACTCTCTTCAGCTAAG GGCCGGTTGAGTGTTCATTATACCGTCTTCAATGTGCAACAGCCTTTCAAGCCAATTCAACGGAGACTTTTGAGGATTCCCGCTCTTCCCAGGTGTCACGCCCACAGTCCAGACGAACAAATCCTGTTGCTAGGCTGCGTCGATGCCTCCATCATCACGTGGGATGTAACCAAAGATACCATAACCACAATCAAGTCTTCGTTT ATACCATTTCACTTGTCCTGGCACGGGGAAAGTGCCTTTTTCACGGTATGCGGAGAGCGAGGACAGCTGCAGTGTTGGGACCGAGCACTGAATCCGCTTTTGCTCCGACTTCAGCGCGGAACAGACGGGTCGCCCGTTTTGCATTTGCAGCAATATCTTCGCCACCAACCATCGGTTCTCGCCTTGAAATGGGCCGCTTTGCCCCATCACCTCAGCAATCTTCGAGACTCTGCTGTGCATAATACCGCGGTACCGCAAATCAGACTCAAGTCTATGCGGAGCATTCGCAAGAAATCGCGTTCTCCCGGTGTTCCAGATGCGGCCCAGTGTCGCAGCCAAACGAGTAGAACGGCGGCTCAATATTTACTGGTCTGCTTCGAACGAGGTCCTATCGTGTGTCTCCAATTCCTGACCAGCTGCTGGCCCGGTGGCTGTTCCCTGGACTCGCTCTCCATCTGCAGTGAATATCTTGTATGGCAGCAATTGGAAGCGGCCGCCCAGCACCTTTTGTCACTCAAGTGGACCAACGTGAGGAGCTTTTACGAGGAGGACGTTCTGCTGAGCTGTCTGGTTAAAGTAGTCAATGGGCTGTTGCATCAACCTAATCCTGCGGCAGACAACCTCCTGGAACGAGTCATCACCAACTTGCTAACCGCCGTGAGAGGAGACGACGCCCTTGCCGAACCTGTTTTTGACACGGCCAGAAGATGTTGCCGGGCCATGTTCCGTCGCGGCCGCCTTCAGTTGGCTGCCGTCTACGCTCTTAGGGTTCAGGATCCTGATTTGCTGGTCGAGTTAGTTCTCCACGCCCGTAAAGCTGGAGACGAGGCTCTGGTTTCCCAAGCGACAACCATTTTGGATTGCGTCCGGGACGGATTCACTTCCACCAGTTCGTCGTCTTCCAGATCATCTCGATCCTCATCCTACACTTCGAGCAGCAGTAGCGACACGTCGGAATCGTGTTCCACCTGCGACGAAAGCCATTCAGCCAACAACGATCAATCTGTTCAATTATCGAACCTTAATTTGG ACGATAATAACGAAGATCAAGTTCATGTCATAAGTTTCGGAGTAGTTTGA